TTACACGCCGCACGTTGTTGTGGTGAATACATCATAAGGAGATACTTTCATGGGTTTGAAACCATTGCATGACCGCGTCATCGTCAAGAGGAAGGAAGAAGAGGAAAAGACCGCCGGGGGCATCTACATCCCTGATTCTGCCAAGGAAAAGCCGCAAAACGGCGTTATCATGGCAGCTGGTCCCGATTGCAAAACCGTCAAGGACGGCGACATCATCTTGTTCGCCAAGTATGCTGGAAGCGAATTCTCCATGGACGGCGACGAGCTGGTCATCATGCGGGAAGACGACATCCTCGGCGTCTTTGCATAAGTCTGTCACCGAAGGCTGTTGCTGCAACGCTTCAAACGAATCGGTCCTGCGGGAACAACACCGCCTGAACCTGATTCCTTTTCACACTCGCACGCAGCCTCTTGGAACGACTCGGATTTTTTCAAGTTAACTCACAAATTTCACAGGGAATAAACAATGGCGAAAGCAATTGATTACAAAGC
This sequence is a window from Pseudodesulfovibrio sp. JC047. Protein-coding genes within it:
- a CDS encoding co-chaperone GroES → MGLKPLHDRVIVKRKEEEEKTAGGIYIPDSAKEKPQNGVIMAAGPDCKTVKDGDIILFAKYAGSEFSMDGDELVIMREDDILGVFA